The window AATGTTGGCCGGGGATCCAGCGTGAGACTCGGCAAAGCCGACCAAGTTTTTTCCACGCAGTGCGATCAGCGATTTTGCGCCTTCGGCGACTTTTGCGCTGGATCCCCGGTCTTCGAGGCGACTAAGTCGCGCTCAGCCGAGGATGACGAGGGTGCAGCGAAAACTCTACCCGCTCAAAAATCAAAACCCCGCCGGGTCCTTGGATCCGCGCGGGGTTCGGTTTTACCTTCGATGGTTCGCCCAGACTAAAACCGGACGTTTGAAGCGAGGCTCTGGTGTGTCACTCGGACATCCGCCCTCGTGTGAAGATTCCAAATTGTGCGAACGACAGTTTGCTTGGACGCGGCCAATTTCTCGAGAGCGCCCTTCAAACTGCGGACCTCGTGATCAGGTCTCGAGGTCCAGGTTTGTAACCCGGTGGAGTCATAGTCCTCCTCGAACAGTTTCGCCGTGTCACGCTTGCTGCCTTACCATTTAACGCACGAGCCTCACTCGCCGCATGCGCCCCACTGGCTCGCCATCCAATGTCCCCGGCTCGTCGACCCGCCGGCCGAGACGCCTCTTTCAAAGGACCGAATGACGACAACAGCACCGTAACATCAATAAATCTGGGACTGAAATCGCATGACGTCAAGGCATCATCGACGCTTCCGCGATCACAAATTTTACGAAAGATTTTCGCGCCCGCGAACGGAGTTTCGATGCGATTGGTTTTTCAACGCCATCGCGTGATTGCGAAACAGCACGTCTTCGCCGGAGTGAAATCCAACGAAGACGGTATCAATAACGGCTTGCTGCAAAGTCTGCGATGTAAGCCAGCTCGCTCAGGCGCGCATCGTATGCGCTATTTGATTGGGCAAGCTGTAGCGCACGGAACGGACTCGCTCTTTTCAACCGACCCGCGGAAGATCGAGACCGTTTCGCGAACGCATTGATTGCCGGTCTGCGTGACGCGGATAATGTTGTTGTTGGAATCCTTCGCCTGGCACAACACGCTGGCGTCCTGCGCAACTTCGAACGACCCTTCAGGCAGCGGCTTGCGCTCGCCTGCATAAGCGCTCGCGATCAGCCATGGCATCAAGCTTGCGGATTGCACGGACTTCGGCTTCGGCAACCGATCGAACGCAATCCATTCGTAGTTGATTTGGCCATTCGGTGATTTCACGCGGATCGAGATGTCGCCCGTCTTGTTGCAGCTTCCGACTTCTATGCGCGCGTTGCCCTGCATCGACAGCGACCGGTAATCGATCTTGCAATCGAAATTCTTCTCCAACAAAGCGGCCTGCGCTAGCCGGTGATCGACCTGATCGAACGGCACACCATTCGTCCACGAGAAATAGAGGTTTCGCGCGGTCGGGATTGCGGCGGCGACAGAGACCGCGAGAACGAGCAATTTGATGAGCGTCAGAGTGCGCGTCACCGGATGAGACGGGTTGCTCAGTTTCGAAAGGGAAGCGTCGCTCATGGAAACGGCCTTTTTGTTCGTCGTTGGCTGAGCGCACCTTATACCGGCCTTGTGGCGGAACACATACAGCGTTGTGAACGCGTATTCAGTATTGGGCGGCGGGAGTTTTTGTTTGCTCCGGGCGACTCTCCTTCCTCGAACCGGCCGCACGGAGGTTCTGTTGGCGCCGGGCGACTCTCCTTCGTCGAGCCGGCCGCCCGGCGGGTTGGGAGTGGCGCGATAGAAAAATTCTTCCGTCATCTTTGGCCGACGCGCCATCGGGTCTTCGGCACTTTTTGTGCTGGATCCCCGATCCGTCTCCATTCGCTCACCCTATCGAGGATGGGCGGTCTTACCGCCCGGCCCTGCAGCTCAGCCGCGACAGCGTGACAGCAGCCAACCGCGGCAATTCCATTGAAATCCGCCCGGAGAATGCCATTTCTGGCTTCCTGAACGGCCGCATTGCCGCCTCCTCGGCCCTCGGATAGACCTTCGCCCATGAAATCACCGTCCAAGAAGTCTCCCGCCCGCCCGGGGTCCGATCTGATGAAGACGATCCACGTCCGCGGCGCGCGCGAACACAACCTCAAGAACGTCGATCTCGAGATCCCGCGCGACGCGCTTGTCGTGTTCACGGGCCTCTCAGGTTCCGGCAAATCGTCTCTCGCATTCGATACGATCTATGCCGAGGGTCAGCGCCGCTATGTCGAAAGTCTTTCGGCTTATGCGCGGCAGTTTCTCGAGATGATGCAGAAGCCGGACGTCGATCATATCGACGGGCTGTCGCCTGCCATCTCGATCGAGCAGAAGACGACGAGCAAGAACCCGCGCTCGACGGTCGGCACCGTCACCGAAATCTATGACTATCTGCGCCTGCTCTTCGCGCGCGTCGGCGTTCCGTATTCGCCCGCGACCGGGCTGCCGATCGAAAGCCAAACCGTTTCGCAAATGGTGGACCGCGTGCTGGAATTGCCGGAAGGCACGCGTCTGTTGCTGTTGTCTCCCGTCGTGCGCGGCCGTAAAGGCGAGTACCGCAAGGAAATCGCCGAGTGGCAGAAGAAGGGCTATCAGCGCCTCAAGGTCAACGGAACCGTTTACGAGATCGGCGACGTGCCGAAGCTCGACAAGAAGTACAAACACGACATCGACGTCGTCGTGGATCGCATCGTCGTGAAGAAAGATCTCGGCACGCGTCTCGCGGATAGTTTCGAGCAGGCACTGAAGCTCTCCGATGGTCTCGCGATTGCGGAATTCGTGGATAAGGCGTTGCCGAAATCAGAGACGGAAGGCGCCAACAAATCGAAGAACGACACGCACGAGCGCATCGTCTTTTCGCAGCGGTTCGCGTGCCCGGTCTCAGGATTCACGATCGACGAAATCGAACCGCGTCTCTTCTCGTTCAACGCGCCTGCGGGTGCTTGCCCGGTCTGCGACGGTCTCGGCTCGGAACTCCGCTTCGAGCCCGACCTCGTTGTGCCCGACGGATCGCTGAGCCTCGAAAAGGGCGCTGTTTTCCCGTGGGCGAAAACGGGCGCCTCCTCGCCTTACTACGAGCAGACGCTGGAAAGCCTCGCGAAGCACTACAAGGTATCGATGAAGACGCCGTGGGAGCGTCTGCCGAAGCATGTGCAGCTCGCGATCCTCTACGGCTCGGGCGATGAAGACGTCGTCTTCACGTACTGGGACGGCACACGCAATTATTCGACCGAGAAAGCGTTCGAGGGCGTGATCGGCAACATCGCGCGGCGCTTTAAGGAAACGGATTCCGATTGGGTGCGCGAAGAACTCTCGCGCTATCAGGCGGCGCATCCGTGCGAAGCGTGCAATGGCTATCGCCTCAAACCGCAGGCGCTCGCAGTCAAGATCGGCGGCAAGCATATCGGCGAAGTCTGCGATCTCTCGATCAGAACCGCGAACGACTGGTTCGCCGAGATTCCGAATACATTCACGAAGCAGCAGACCGAGATCGCCACACGCATCCTGAAAGAGATCCGCGACCGGCTGAAGTTCCTCAACGACGTCGGCCTGCAATACCTGACGCTTTCGCGCGCGTCCGGCACGCTTTCGGGCGGGGAGTCTCAGCGTATCCGCCTCGCCTCGCAGATCGGGTCGGGGCTGACCGGCGTGCTGTACGTTCTCGATGAACCGTCGATCGGGTTGCATCAGCGCGATAACGCGCGGCTGCTTGAAACGCTCAAGCATCTTCGCGACATCGGCAACACCGTCATCGTCGTCGAGCATGATGAAGACGCGATCATGACGGCGGACCACGTCGTCGACATTGGACCGGGCGCGGGCATCCACGGCGGCGAAGTCATCGCGCAGGGCACACCCGCCGACATCATGGCGACGCCGACCAGCATCACCGGCGACTATCTCTCCGGCACGCGCTACGTTCCCATTCCGAAGACGCACCGCGCGCCTGATCCCAAGCGCATGCTCTCCGTTACCGGCGCGCGCTCGAACAACCTGAAGGACGTCTCGGCGTCGATACCGGTTGGGCTGCTCACGTGCATCACCGGCGTCTCGGGCGGCGGGAAATCCACGCTGCTGATCGACACGATCTTCAAGGCCGTGGCGCGCAAGCTCAACAACGCGAAGGATCATCCCGGCGAATACGACAAGATCACCGGCATCGAGCACTTCGATAAGATCATCGACATCGACCAAAGCCCGATCGGCCGCACGCCGCGCTCCAATCCGGCGACGTACACGGGCGCCTTCACGCCGATCCGCGAATGGTTCGCCGGACTGCCGGAATCGAAGACGCGCGGCTACGAGCCGGGGCGCTTTTCGTTCAACGTCAAAGGCGGACGCTGCGAAGCCTGCCAGGGCGACGGTGTCATCAAGATCGAGATGCACTTCCTGCCGGACGTCTACGTGACGTGCGAGGAATGCAAGGGCAAGCGCTACAATCGCGAGACGCTCGCCGTCACTTTCAAGGAGAAGTCCATCGCCGACGTTCTCGACATGACCGTCGAGGAAGGCGCGGAGTTCTTCAAAGCGGTGCCATCGATCCGCGACAAGCTTGAAACGCTGGCGCGCGTCGGCCTCGGCTACATCCACATCGGCCAGCAGGCGACGACGCTCTCGGGCGGCGAAGCGCAACGCATCAAGCTGTCGAAGGAACTTTCGCGCCGCGCGACCGGCCGCACGCTCTACATTCTCGACGAGCCGACGACGGGCCTGCACTTCCACGACGTCGCCAAGCTGCTCGAGGTGCTGCACGAGCTTGCGGACGCGGGCAACACGGTCGTCGTCATCGAGCACAATCTCGAAGTCATCAAGACGGCCGACTGGATCATCGATCTCGGCCCCGAAGGCGGCGACGGCGGCGGCACCATCGTTGCGGCTGGCACGCCTGAGGACGTCGCGAAGGTCAAGGAAAGCTATACGGGGCAGTACTTAAAGCCCGTTCTCGCGCGCAAGCCGAAGACCGCGCTCGGCGGCCAGCTCCCGAACAGGGACGCCAAGAAACTGAAGAAGCAAGCCGCGGAGTAGCCATGCCCGAAGCGGAACCACCACTCGCGATCACAGCCGAGAACGCTCCGCTTCGGACCATACCATCGAACTATCGCGAACCATTCTTCAGCCGCATGGGAATGCGCGAGAAGCGGCCCCTCGGCGACATCTTTGGCCTCAGAAACTTCGGTGTGAATCTCACGACGCTGCTGCCCGGCGGCGAGTCCGCGCTGCTGCATCGCCACAGCAAGCAGGACGAATTCGTTTACATTCTCGAAGGCACGCCGACGCTCGTGACGGACGCTGGCGAAGTCGAATTCGCCCCCAGGATGTGCGCGGGGTTTGCCGCTGGCGGCGTCGCGCATCATCTCGTCAATCGCAGCACCGGCCCGGTGATCTATCTCGAAGTTGGAGATCGCACGCCTGGCGATGAGGGCAGTTATCCCAACGACGACATCAAAGCCGCGCTCGGTGCCGACAACACTTGGGACTTCACCCACAAAGACGGCCGACTAAGGCTGGCGTCCCAACGCGGAATGAGGCCATCCGCCTTCTCTGCAGGGAGACAGCCTAAGCAGCAGCGCCGTCGCTCCCTCTCCCCGAGGTGAGCGGCGAAGACGGGCATCGGAAGAAAAGTTTGGGCGGATGTCGGAACGGACCGGGCAAGATCGTCTTAGAAGAACGAAGCGCCTGCTCCGATAAGAACCCACCGTTCAGAAAAGGAAACCCGATGTCCAAAAACCGAATTTGCGTCTGGTACGACAAGGACGCCGAAGCCGCCGCCCGCTTCTACGCCGAGACATTCCCCGACAGCGCGCTGCTGGCCGTTCACCGCGCGCCGAGCGATTACCCATCCGGCAAGGCGGGCGACGCGCTCGTCGTCGATTTCACCGTCGCCGGAATTCCGTGCATGGGCCTCAACGGCGGACCAGGGAAACCGCACAGCGAAGCGTTCTCGTTCCAGATCAGCACCGAAGATCAAGCCGAGACCGACCGCTACTGGAACGCCATCGTCGGCAACGGCGGACAGGAAAGCATGTGCGGCTGGTGCAAGGACAAGTGGGGCATCAATTGGCAGATCACGCCGCGCGTGCTGACCGACGCGATGGCCGCCGGTGGCGCCGAAGCCAAACGCGCGTTCGACGCGATGCTCACGATGCGGAAGATCGATGTTGCCGCGATTGAGCGGGCAAGGCGGGGGTGAAGGCGGGAGGCGGCCGGCTCCCGGAACAGGAGCCGACGAGCGCCTATCAGAAACCGAAAAGCAGTCGGCGGAATATTGCCGTCCCCATCTCCCGCTGGGGAAGTGCGAGGGCGTCATCAAGCCTATTCAGAGGCTCTGAGGGCATTGCCGGGTTGGGGGACACGCGTGGCGGCCGACGCTCCGCCGCGTCGGCTAGGCAGCTTCCCAGTAGCCGATGGCCTTGCTGAGAAATTTTTTGCACTTCTCGGCGCGCCAAGTCACGAGCGATGTGGGATGGAATAAGGAGCAGAGATCATTTGCACAAACGAATTTGCTGCGATCCGCGTTCCACAGCCAATCCAACGTATCGAAAAGGTTTTGTTGCTCTGTACCCCCGAAGCGATCGAGCGGGACGTTCCACAATAGACCTTCGATGAAGTACGAGGGCGCTAGATTGTCTTCAATCACATTTTTCTCAATCATGGTGTTACGTAGATTTTTGTAAATTCGTGCTGTGTGTTTGAACCAGTTGTTGCTGTGCCTATGCTTTTTCGCGCAATTATCCCTATGCTGTTTTGGGAAATTGTCGATCCGCACGCCGCTCGAATTGAAGAATGAAATTCCGTCCTGACAACTCTGATCGTTCAAGCTTCTGAAACGCTCATAGCGGCGGTGTTTACAGCACACGAGCACGTCTGCGTTCCGCCGATTGCCATTGCCCTTAATACAAATCGCCTTTGTGCCGGTCTGGACGTCGCTTCCGTACTTCTTCACGAGCCAGCTCGTCACGTCGTTTTTAAACTGCTTGAGCGTGTACTCCGCATCAGAATGCGCGGCCTTCCATAGTTGCTCCTCTTCATCAGTCAGGATCGAGAGATCCGGGTAAAAGGTCTGATTGAGTTGGATCACGACATCCACGTCACTATCGCCATAGATGTTGGTATCGTTCTTGTACGACCCTTGTAGGAAGATGCTAAAATCCTTCGTGCAGAAAGGCGAGTTGCTATCGTTGAGCCAGGTCTTCAAGGTGTCATGTGTCGCCGTGAACTGCCCGGTCGAGCCTTGCTTGCCCCAAGTCTTGAGCTGATCCTCGGAAATCATAAAACTGGTTCCTACAAAAGAATTCTTTTCAAATCGGTTTCGGCCTTCGCGAAAGACTCTCTTCCTCGCTGGCGCAGAATGTTGAGCTTCGTACAATTGTGCTCGAACAAGTCCGTCGCCATTTCGGGCTGCTCGAACGTGTCGCTGATCCGAACAGTCGGGACGTGCTGATATAGAACGTGCCGGAGCTGATCCATAGACTGCGTGTTAATCTCCAATGTCTTTTGGAGAAGTTGAACACTCGGAAGCTTTTGCGCCCACTTCGTTGTGCCAAACCACGATTGCTTCGGCGAAGGGTATACGCCTACACCGCAGCTCACGACGCGGAGGTGTTCGGGAGAGAGCTTCAGGGCCATGATAGCTTCTGAGATGGCGTAAAGGGTTGGGTTGTTTGCGCAGTATCCGCCATCAATGAGTTCGATGAGGTCTCCCATATCCGTCTTCACCGTCTTCCGCTCGAAGAACGGGTATGCCGAGCACGATGCCTGGACCGCGTCCGAAACCTTCACGCCGAAGCCGGGTGAGAAAGTTCCTTTCCTACCATGAGCCTGTTCGACGCTCGTTTTGAAGATCATGGGCCGCTCGATGACCCACCGCGTCGTTACGATCCCTACGCCGGTCTTCATGTCGGTGAACATCGCGTCCGTAAACACGTCGTCTCCGAGTTTTTTCAAAGCGGCCGACTTGCTCATGCGCTTCTTCTTCTTCATTACTTTTGGGACGTTATCCTCGTAAAGGTCGCTGATGTCCTTCACACTTTTCCCGAGCGCCAGGAGAGCGGCGATAATTGCACCGGTACTCGTACCGAAAATGAGGTCAAATTTTTCGTGTAAGCGGCTTTTCACCATACCCTCGATCTCGCGCAGGACACCGAGAGTATAGAAGCCTTTAGCTCCTCCTCCATCCAAGCTCAGAATGCGGCATGGCCTTTCGGCTGAGAAATCGGCCATTGGCTCCATTTGAGGCCTAAGTGCCTCCCCCCCGAAGCAGCTAGCTAGCGCCTTTTATTATGGCACCAAACTGCGATTGCCATTCCCATAAAAATCTTATCCCCACTTCTTCAGTACACGGTACAATCTCCTCACCCATCCGGCAAGGGCTGCGGGCGAGGCGTCGCGCGGGGCTCGGGTGGGGAAGGAGCTTTTGATTGCGCCCGGCGACTCTTCTTCGTCGAACCGGCCGCCGGGCGCGTTGCCGCTCGCGGAATGCGCGTGATGCGGACAAGGCGAAGGATCGGGTCCGCACGGGGTGAGAAGCCCGTGTGCGGAGCATCCCGCTTCATTAAGTGATCTGGTCGGAACCCTGTTCTCGGTCTGTCACGGAGCGGACCGGTTCTGAGACTTCGATTTGCGACTGCCTACGCCGCGTGACCCGGCCGCTTCGTGCTTAATTGATGGCGCACGGCGACTCCCGTTCCGGGAGCCGGCCGCCGTGCGCGTTTATTGATGGCGCCAACGACTCCGCTTCGCGGAGCCGGCCGGATGGCGCGTCTTCCGCCGCGTGATAGATCCCGCCGTGTGCAGTGCACAGCTCATCCGTAGGCGTCTCTTTAAATCTGTGCTTATTAACCAGCGCTGCTAACACCTTGCTAAAGACTTGGTCGTCCTATTCGGGCGTCAACGTAAGGAGGATGCGCGATGCTTTCTCGACGACATTTCTGCTGCGGCGCCGCTATCACCGCGAGCCTGCTGACCTTCGACCGATCGTTCGCCGCCGATCAATGCGCGGCGCTGACGCGCGAACGGCAAGCGGTTCTCTCGCCCGACGCCGCGCTCGAAAAACTCAAGGCCGGAAACGAGCGTTTCGTTTCGCGGAACATGCGCAATTGCGATTTGGTCGAGCAAGTGCGTGCAACCTCGTACGGACAATTCCCGTCGGCCATCGTGATCGGCTGCATCGATTCTCGCGTGCCGCCCGAGCTTGTGTTCGACCAGCGCATCGGCGACCTCTTCAGCGCTCGCGTGGCGGGCAACGTCATCAACGATGATATTGTCGGCAGCTCCGAGTTCGCGACGAAGATCTCTGGCGCGCAACTGATCGTGGTTCTCGGCCATAGCGAGTGCGGCGCGATCAAGGGCGCGATCGACGGCGCAGAGCTTGGCGAGCTCACGCAGCTCCTGGCGAAGATCAAGCCCGCGGTTGAAGCCTGCAAGAACGTTCCCGGCGAGCATACGTCGAAGAACGCCGATTTCGTGCAACAGGTGGCGATCGCCAATGCCCGCCTCGGCGTGGAACGGCTGTCAGACATGAGCGACGTTCTTCGCGGCCGCGTCGCCGCCAAGCAGCTCAAGATCGTGTCGGCGATGCACGACGTCGCGACCGGGCGGATCGCGTTTCTGGAGTGAGGAGCTTTGTTTGTACACGGCGACTCGCGTTCCGCGAGCCGGCCGCCGCGTGCGGACGACAAAAAAGCCGAGCGGATTGCTCCGCCCGGCTCAAACCGTGATGCCGCTATCGGCATCTATCCGAGGTCGTGCTTATGGGCACATCCAGACCGGTCCGACTGCTACGCAGCCGCGCGAACGCCAGCCGTGCGGACGGTGGTGATGGCGATGCCAACCGCGATACCGGTCATTGCCGCGATAGTGGCGATGGCGATAGCTCCGTTCCCGGAAGTGGCGATGACGACGATAGTCGCCATGACCCCGATACTGAGCGAGCTCGATGCCGCTCGTGGACTGGCTCAGACCAGCGACGTTGCTGGTCGCGGGCGCTGCGGAGGCGGCGGTGCTTCCAACAGCCGCTCCAAGGGCCATGAGCCCAACCATGATGAGACGCTTCATATGTAGTCGCTCCTAACTATCAAATTGCGTTCTTGCAGCCTGCGTGTTTGCAGGCCAGCTCGAAATCGCAGCGGGCAGATTGGCACCGCCAGCCGCTTTGTCGTGCATGAGTACGTAACGTTCAAGCGAGGCTTTTCCGCCGCATAAAAAAGAAAAAAAAGTGATCGCGGATTATTTTGTTGTGTTAGATTGTCTTTTGTCATCCGCGCGGCGGCGCTTGCACGTCGAGGTAGAGAGAAGGCGGTTTGAGTTTAAAAAATGCGGCGGACATTGCTGTCCGCCGCCTCACCACCGCGAGTGAGAAGTTTCTTAGTATCCGTACGGATCGCCATAACCGCCGGGGCCGATGTAAACGCTCACGCCCGGTCCGCCGTAATAGCCGTAATTGCGATAGCCGCCGCGCCAGCCGTAATCGTCGTTGCGGCCGTAGCGCCTCAGTTGCTCGCGATCCTGCCGATTCAGATGGTACCCGGCGCGATCCTTCGCACGCGCACCTTCCACACCACTGATTGAATCTGCCTGCGCGACAGGTGCCGCGATGGCCACGGCCAAAGCCGCACTTGCGGCGGCTGCCCAATTCCATTTCATCGCCTGACTCCTTATACTTTTCGCCAATACGTCCGCCGTATGCGGGTGGCGAATTCGCTGTTCGGGGTATCCAACGCGGTCCCCCGCGCGGGCGTTCCGACACATATGGCGACGTAAGGCCACGCCTCTCAGGAGATCCGCAAATGACGGGACTCGCAGGCCGTTTCTTCGCTAGCGCCTTAATTTATGCCGTGCTCGGCATGTCGCTCGGGTTGCTCATGGGCATTACCAAAGATCACACGCAAATGCCGACGCATGCGCATCTTTTACTCATCGGCTGGGTGAGCTTTACGCTGATTGGATTTTTCTATCATTTGTTCCCTGAGCGCGCTTCCAGCCGATGGGCAAACGTGCACTTCTGGCTAGCGCAAGCGAGCATCTTAGTGCTGATTGCAGGCTTGGCTCAGATCTTTGCTGGATATGAGTCGGGCGAACTGTTTGCGGCCGTCGGCTCGATCGGTCTGCTCATTTCGACGGTGCTTTTTGCAATCATCGCTTGGCCCGCGTTTGGGCGCGGCCATGCCCCATTGTGACGGAGACGACCGATGTTTCTTCCCTTCTGGCAGCGTCTGCTCGTTACCGTTGCCGCGATGCTGCTCGCGAGTTGGGTTGTGGGGCTGATGTGGCAGTCGATTTTCAACTTTCCGCTGCCGAGTTACGTCGGCGGTGTCGTCGGCGGGCTGGCGTCGCTGACGGTCTGGGATTTGTTGAAGCGTATACGGCCTGCATCTTGATTGCACACGGCGACACGCGTTCCGCGAGCCGGCCGCCGTGTGCGTTGATTATTCTTAGTTGCACACGGCGACACGCGTTCCGCGAGCCGGCCGCCGTGTGCGTTGGTTGTTAGGACGAACGTTGATTAGTCGCGAAGGACGGAGCGGATCTGGCCCTCGTACTGATTCACTGCTTCCAACGCGCGCGCTTTCATTGCCGGATCAGACGAGTTCGCTGCCGTAAACCCTTCGATTGCGTCTCGTGCATTGTTCACGATCTGAGTGGCGGCGCCCTGCGGATTCATTTCCCGGGTGGCAATCTTTTGCAGCAACTGCGTGAGGATCACTCCGGTTGCGAGCGACAGGCCCGACAATTCGACGACCTCGCGCTTCAATTCCGCGATTGCGGCATTCACGTCTTTCACGTCAGCCATGTGTCTGAACTCCCTGGGCCGGATTTTCTGTGGTGCTAATACCAAGCGGCGAGACGCGCAAGGATGGGCTTCGTCCGCGACTAATTTTCGCTGAATGGCGTCGATTTCGGCAGGCCGATATGCGCAAATTCCGGCGATTGAAACAGGAGGCTTCGATGGCGATCGACTATTGGATTGGCGCGGGCGTTTTGGTTGCGACCGCAGCTACGGATGCCGCTTACGTGATGTTCACGTCTTCCGTCGTCGCAAAGCGCGCCCTCGCCGCCGCGAATTGGAGCAGCGTCTGGTACATGCTCTCGTCGTTCGCGGTTATCAGCTACACGAACAACTGGCTCTACGTCGGCTTTGCGATCGTCGGTTCTTGGATCGGCGCTTATCTCACGCTCAGGTTCTTCAACCGCGAGCCGAGCCATCCGCCAGCGCCGTTGAAGCCGACAGCCTGAAGCATTGCACTTGCTTGCGCCTCACGTGAAGGACCGGAGACGTCAGTCCTTCACGTATCTTGAGGGTTCACGCGTAAGACCTATTCATATGTGCGCCGTCGCGTATCCATACGAAGATGTGCGTGGGTTGGCCGCTCGTGGCGAACGATCCTCCGGCCATAGTAGTCGTCAGGGCCGGGCATTACCTGGCTCGTCTCGGGCGGAGACGCACCGTTGTGTTGCTCCTGGCAAAAGACCCAATTGCCCGGATCACCGTTCGCATAGCCCATGTAGTAGGCGTTTGCAGAGATCGTGCTGACGCCGAGTAGCAAAGCGGCTGAAGCGCAGCCGGTCGCGATTTTGGTAAGAGTGCGTTTCATGTTCCAAGCTCCTTTGCACCCCATCGTCTTTGAAGTGAGCAAGGTGCAGCGGCGGAACAAGCTGCCAGATGAGCTATCTCCAAAAGCCTATGTGAGAGACGATTATTTGCGTCAGCTGTCCGCTGGAAGCGGTTGCCTAATGGGCGCGGCGACGGCGGTGCGCGGCTTCACGAGCAACAACAGCAAGCCCGCGAACAGGATCATGATCCCCGCCGCTTGAAACATGTCGCCGAACGGCACGTGACGTTCCTTCAACATTCCGCCGACGTACGTCATGACGCCGCCAGCTGTCGTGCCGACGAAGTTGAGGAGGCCATACGCTGTTGCTCGATGGTGGACATCTGTGACCGTGCATGCGGCTGGCATAAGATTGGAATCGAGGAAGCCCTGCGACATGCCAGCGACGAGCACGCAGAGAAGAATGAGCGGCACGAAGTCGATGAACCCAACGGCCACGAGGCAGGGCGCAGCGATCAAGAAGCCGATTGCAGGAACGAGCGCGCGTGCTCTCGGATTGGTTATCGACCAGCGGTCGGAGGCATGGCTGGCGATCAGCATGCCCATGAAGGCGGCTCCGTTAAAGGTCATCGGACCATAAACCCCGGCCCAAGCCTGCGTGACGCCAAGCTCCGATCTAAAGAATTCCGGCAACCAGTTTCGCACCGGCCAATACGCGGCGCCATTGAGAAGGTTCATGGCCAGTAGAAAGCGAAAGCCCGGTGTCGACAGCAATGCCTGAAACGCGCCGACGCTCGGCGTTGAAGCGGCTTGGGTTTCAACTTCAAGCGCTTCAATCTCATCGTTCTCGCTGGTTGGCTTTGGAAAGATGATCATCAACACGAGGGCATAAGCGACACCGATCGCGCCAATGATGAGAAACCCCGTGCGCCATCCGAAGGCTTCTGCGAAAGCGCCGCCGAGTCCGCCGAGAACGGAGCCCATGTAAACGCCGCTGAGGTGTAAGCCCGTGGCGCGCGAACGCGTTGGCCCGCGATGGTATTCGACGATCAATGCAACAGCGGCTGGCATGTAGAACGCTTCGCTGACACCGAGCAGCGCGCGCGCTGCGAGCATGCCTTCGAACGAGGTGACAATCCCGGTTACGAACGTTGCCGCGGACCAAACGATAAGGCTTGTGATGATGACCGGTCGCTTGCCGACACGATCGGCCACGTAACCGGCGATCGGAGAGCAAATTCCGTAAATCCAGAGAAATACGGACGACAACAACCCGAATTGCGCGTCGCCGATATGCAGATCGGCTTTGATCGGCCCTGGCATCGTGACGACCAGTTGCCGATCGAGATAATTAAGCGTCGCGACCAGCCATAAGAGTCCGACAACGAACCACGCTGCGCGGCGCAACCCC is drawn from Hyphomicrobium methylovorum and contains these coding sequences:
- a CDS encoding patatin-like phospholipase family protein, whose product is MADFSAERPCRILSLDGGGAKGFYTLGVLREIEGMVKSRLHEKFDLIFGTSTGAIIAALLALGKSVKDISDLYEDNVPKVMKKKKRMSKSAALKKLGDDVFTDAMFTDMKTGVGIVTTRWVIERPMIFKTSVEQAHGRKGTFSPGFGVKVSDAVQASCSAYPFFERKTVKTDMGDLIELIDGGYCANNPTLYAISEAIMALKLSPEHLRVVSCGVGVYPSPKQSWFGTTKWAQKLPSVQLLQKTLEINTQSMDQLRHVLYQHVPTVRISDTFEQPEMATDLFEHNCTKLNILRQRGRESFAKAETDLKRILL
- a CDS encoding cupin domain-containing protein, translating into MPEAEPPLAITAENAPLRTIPSNYREPFFSRMGMREKRPLGDIFGLRNFGVNLTTLLPGGESALLHRHSKQDEFVYILEGTPTLVTDAGEVEFAPRMCAGFAAGGVAHHLVNRSTGPVIYLEVGDRTPGDEGSYPNDDIKAALGADNTWDFTHKDGRLRLASQRGMRPSAFSAGRQPKQQRRRSLSPR
- a CDS encoding VOC family protein — protein: MSKNRICVWYDKDAEAAARFYAETFPDSALLAVHRAPSDYPSGKAGDALVVDFTVAGIPCMGLNGGPGKPHSEAFSFQISTEDQAETDRYWNAIVGNGGQESMCGWCKDKWGINWQITPRVLTDAMAAGGAEAKRAFDAMLTMRKIDVAAIERARRG
- a CDS encoding nucleotidyltransferase domain-containing protein translates to MISEDQLKTWGKQGSTGQFTATHDTLKTWLNDSNSPFCTKDFSIFLQGSYKNDTNIYGDSDVDVVIQLNQTFYPDLSILTDEEEQLWKAAHSDAEYTLKQFKNDVTSWLVKKYGSDVQTGTKAICIKGNGNRRNADVLVCCKHRRYERFRSLNDQSCQDGISFFNSSGVRIDNFPKQHRDNCAKKHRHSNNWFKHTARIYKNLRNTMIEKNVIEDNLAPSYFIEGLLWNVPLDRFGGTEQQNLFDTLDWLWNADRSKFVCANDLCSLFHPTSLVTWRAEKCKKFLSKAIGYWEAA
- the uvrA gene encoding excinuclease ABC subunit UvrA, producing MKSPSKKSPARPGSDLMKTIHVRGAREHNLKNVDLEIPRDALVVFTGLSGSGKSSLAFDTIYAEGQRRYVESLSAYARQFLEMMQKPDVDHIDGLSPAISIEQKTTSKNPRSTVGTVTEIYDYLRLLFARVGVPYSPATGLPIESQTVSQMVDRVLELPEGTRLLLLSPVVRGRKGEYRKEIAEWQKKGYQRLKVNGTVYEIGDVPKLDKKYKHDIDVVVDRIVVKKDLGTRLADSFEQALKLSDGLAIAEFVDKALPKSETEGANKSKNDTHERIVFSQRFACPVSGFTIDEIEPRLFSFNAPAGACPVCDGLGSELRFEPDLVVPDGSLSLEKGAVFPWAKTGASSPYYEQTLESLAKHYKVSMKTPWERLPKHVQLAILYGSGDEDVVFTYWDGTRNYSTEKAFEGVIGNIARRFKETDSDWVREELSRYQAAHPCEACNGYRLKPQALAVKIGGKHIGEVCDLSIRTANDWFAEIPNTFTKQQTEIATRILKEIRDRLKFLNDVGLQYLTLSRASGTLSGGESQRIRLASQIGSGLTGVLYVLDEPSIGLHQRDNARLLETLKHLRDIGNTVIVVEHDEDAIMTADHVVDIGPGAGIHGGEVIAQGTPADIMATPTSITGDYLSGTRYVPIPKTHRAPDPKRMLSVTGARSNNLKDVSASIPVGLLTCITGVSGGGKSTLLIDTIFKAVARKLNNAKDHPGEYDKITGIEHFDKIIDIDQSPIGRTPRSNPATYTGAFTPIREWFAGLPESKTRGYEPGRFSFNVKGGRCEACQGDGVIKIEMHFLPDVYVTCEECKGKRYNRETLAVTFKEKSIADVLDMTVEEGAEFFKAVPSIRDKLETLARVGLGYIHIGQQATTLSGGEAQRIKLSKELSRRATGRTLYILDEPTTGLHFHDVAKLLEVLHELADAGNTVVVIEHNLEVIKTADWIIDLGPEGGDGGGTIVAAGTPEDVAKVKESYTGQYLKPVLARKPKTALGGQLPNRDAKKLKKQAAE